The following proteins are co-located in the Sphingomonas panacis genome:
- a CDS encoding VWA domain-containing protein, giving the protein MQRVTKGANTIVPATIIQPSVLFAGGSADVSAYILDGTGKVRGDEDMIFFNQPATRDGSVSLSGANFTIDLSKIAADIERIAICAVPEQGTVADLKRIDLEAPGVVAFSQDTAGMSEAAVIIGEFYRRGGDWKFRAIAQGFNGGLAPLSRHFGIDVADEPAASAAPVPAPSKVDLRKQRIVSLEKRDPKLVSLAKAAAVSLEKKSLSGATAKVVLVLDISGSMYDRYQSGEVDRLVQRVLALGLNMDDDGSIEVYAFGTGAYRIGTADIDTYQDFVPNMLRTHDLEGSTHYGATIKMIRQDFASQPDFGRVPVYVMFVTDGDTMDRSLTEKQIREASSQGIFWQFMGIGGSGLRSSGFKFLEKLDDLKGRKVDNCDFFSVPSADSDTDTELYDKLMSEYPGWLKAAAAAGILP; this is encoded by the coding sequence ATGCAGCGCGTCACCAAAGGGGCCAACACCATCGTGCCGGCCACCATCATCCAACCGAGCGTCCTCTTTGCCGGCGGTAGCGCCGACGTGTCGGCCTACATCCTCGACGGTACCGGCAAGGTGCGCGGTGACGAGGACATGATTTTCTTCAACCAGCCCGCCACCCGGGATGGGTCGGTTTCGCTGAGCGGCGCGAACTTCACGATCGACCTTTCGAAGATCGCCGCCGATATCGAGCGCATCGCAATTTGCGCGGTTCCCGAGCAGGGCACCGTTGCCGATCTCAAGCGCATCGATCTTGAAGCACCCGGCGTCGTCGCTTTCAGTCAGGACACGGCTGGCATGAGCGAGGCCGCGGTCATCATCGGCGAATTCTATCGGCGCGGCGGCGACTGGAAGTTCCGCGCCATCGCGCAAGGCTTCAATGGCGGCCTCGCGCCGCTGTCCCGCCATTTCGGCATCGACGTTGCCGATGAACCCGCTGCGAGCGCGGCACCGGTGCCCGCGCCCTCGAAGGTCGATCTGCGCAAGCAGCGAATCGTCAGCCTCGAAAAGCGCGATCCGAAGCTCGTCAGTCTCGCCAAGGCCGCAGCGGTCAGCCTCGAGAAGAAATCGCTGTCCGGGGCAACCGCCAAGGTTGTGCTGGTGCTCGATATTTCGGGATCGATGTACGACCGGTATCAAAGCGGCGAGGTCGATCGGCTCGTCCAGCGTGTCCTCGCACTCGGCCTCAACATGGATGATGACGGTTCGATCGAGGTTTATGCCTTCGGGACGGGGGCCTACCGGATCGGCACTGCGGACATCGACACCTATCAGGATTTCGTTCCCAACATGCTCCGCACGCACGATCTTGAAGGATCCACGCATTATGGCGCGACCATCAAGATGATCCGGCAGGATTTCGCCTCGCAGCCCGACTTCGGCCGCGTTCCCGTCTATGTGATGTTCGTCACCGATGGCGATACGATGGACCGCTCGCTCACCGAGAAGCAGATCCGCGAAGCGTCGTCGCAGGGCATATTCTGGCAGTTCATGGGTATCGGCGGTAGCGGCCTGCGATCCAGCGGGTTCAAATTCCTTGAGAAGCTCGACGATCTCAAAGGGCGCAAAGTCGATAATTGCGACTTCTTTTCGGTGCCGAGCGCAGACAGCGACACCGACACCGAACTCTACGACAAGCTGATGAGCGAATATCCGGGATGGCTTAAGGCGGCCGCCGCAGCCGGCATTTTGCCCTGA
- a CDS encoding DUF5818 domain-containing protein, whose protein sequence is MDPIGSRIDETGTLIRDGSGFYLRRDLGGRYALELRRVPVDFVEKRVRVIGTLVADNLVSADGVGPA, encoded by the coding sequence ATGGACCCCATCGGAAGCCGCATCGACGAAACCGGTACGCTGATTCGCGACGGCAGCGGCTTCTATCTTCGCCGCGACCTCGGTGGTCGTTACGCACTGGAACTGCGTCGCGTGCCGGTCGACTTCGTCGAAAAGCGCGTGCGGGTGATCGGCACGCTCGTGGCCGACAATCTCGTATCGGCCGATGGCGTTGGTCCGGCTTAG
- a CDS encoding TolC family protein produces MHRVIAAVLAVTACASTAQAQTSGSPPDGPVLTLTQALELAHANAPSLDAANAGVRAADAGQRVAGLRPNPTVSADIENVGGSRAYNIIEAPKQTVGIGLPLELGGKRPARIAVAVSQRGRAGIDQAIAEADLRESVTDAYVETVSAERRLGAARQQARIAGETAHAAQVRVEAGKASPLEQQRADVLRIAAEADVQKSQRLATLARANLERRLGQPVSGRLDQDWFDRIDAYGPPQPRDGMTSLSVAAATADRRTAEAQLRLARSQRIPDVTVSTGVRRLPATNSVAAVFGVSVPLPLFNGGSAAIAQRTAERDKVDAERRSAMLDAEQQVAQAQADLANAQAAASNAIGPALVAAQEATRIARIGYREGKFGQLDLLDAERTLAQTRTAAIDALTVYHLARTRLERLAATAPSPKDDDR; encoded by the coding sequence ATGCATCGCGTGATCGCGGCCGTTCTGGCCGTGACCGCTTGCGCCTCGACGGCGCAAGCACAAACATCCGGTAGTCCGCCGGACGGGCCAGTCCTTACCCTCACCCAAGCGCTCGAACTCGCTCACGCCAATGCGCCGTCGTTGGACGCAGCCAACGCGGGGGTTCGCGCCGCCGACGCCGGGCAGCGTGTCGCCGGCTTGCGCCCCAACCCGACCGTGAGTGCGGACATTGAAAATGTCGGAGGCTCCCGGGCATACAATATCATTGAAGCTCCCAAACAGACGGTCGGCATCGGTCTACCGCTCGAACTTGGCGGCAAGCGTCCGGCCCGGATCGCGGTGGCGGTATCGCAGCGTGGGCGGGCCGGCATCGACCAGGCTATTGCCGAGGCGGACCTTCGGGAGAGCGTCACCGATGCCTATGTTGAGACCGTCTCCGCCGAGCGCCGCCTCGGCGCCGCGCGCCAACAGGCTCGCATCGCCGGTGAAACGGCGCATGCCGCCCAAGTGAGGGTCGAGGCCGGCAAGGCTTCGCCGTTGGAGCAGCAGCGTGCCGACGTCCTGCGAATCGCGGCCGAAGCGGACGTCCAGAAGTCGCAGCGCCTCGCAACGCTGGCGCGGGCGAATCTCGAACGTAGGCTAGGCCAGCCCGTTTCCGGTCGGCTTGATCAAGACTGGTTCGACCGCATTGATGCCTATGGTCCGCCGCAGCCACGGGATGGAATGACGAGTCTATCGGTCGCGGCAGCTACAGCGGACCGCCGCACTGCGGAGGCACAACTTCGGCTTGCCCGCTCTCAGCGTATTCCTGACGTCACCGTCAGCACCGGGGTGCGAAGGCTTCCCGCCACCAATAGCGTCGCGGCGGTGTTCGGGGTCTCGGTTCCCCTGCCGCTCTTCAACGGCGGATCGGCCGCGATTGCGCAGAGGACAGCGGAACGCGACAAGGTGGACGCCGAGCGCCGTTCCGCGATGCTCGACGCCGAGCAACAGGTTGCGCAGGCGCAGGCGGACCTCGCGAACGCACAGGCGGCCGCGTCGAACGCTATCGGTCCAGCGCTCGTTGCCGCTCAGGAAGCCACCCGGATTGCGCGTATCGGGTACCGCGAAGGCAAATTCGGTCAGCTCGACCTGCTCGATGCAGAACGCACTCTTGCGCAAACACGGACCGCCGCGATCGACGCGCTCACCGTGTATCACCTCGCGCGCACACGGCTTGAGCGTCTCGCTGCAACCGCGCCCTCGCCCAAGGACGACGATCGATGA
- a CDS encoding efflux RND transporter periplasmic adaptor subunit has product MNPTLLRALVPATIALAVGGCGRSPKASDTSATEDRGEKKAAPGDPQIAVLSGQQISDAGIEVTRPTVGGVAGAIELPATIEGDPQGVQVVSAPIGGRLVSLTRNLGQAVGRGDTLAVIESREAASLNAEVEAARARAALASTNLRREQRLFAERVSPEQDIVAARTAAIEANIALRLARQRLSATGGNGGALNRIAVRAPIAGEVIARSATLGQQIPADAELFRVANLAKVSVTMSLVPADAGRVRPGARIEVTSAGRHQEGRVTLVSPILDETTRLVPVIASIDNAGGTWRVGENVSVSVLLPAAGNRSVAVPSAAVQMISGRPYVFVRTATGFKATPVTLGRTNGGSITVTSGLTGDERIASTNSFTLKSELGKSEARDED; this is encoded by the coding sequence ATGAATCCTACCTTGCTGCGCGCCCTCGTGCCCGCCACCATCGCGCTGGCTGTGGGCGGCTGCGGCCGCTCGCCCAAGGCCAGCGACACGTCGGCAACGGAGGACCGTGGCGAAAAGAAAGCCGCTCCGGGAGATCCGCAGATCGCTGTTCTGTCCGGCCAGCAAATCTCCGATGCCGGCATCGAAGTGACCCGGCCCACCGTAGGCGGCGTCGCCGGCGCCATCGAGTTGCCGGCAACGATCGAGGGCGACCCGCAAGGCGTGCAGGTCGTGTCCGCGCCGATCGGTGGGCGCCTCGTGTCGCTGACCCGAAATCTCGGCCAGGCGGTCGGTCGTGGCGACACGCTGGCGGTGATCGAGAGCCGGGAGGCCGCTTCGCTGAACGCCGAAGTCGAAGCGGCCCGGGCGCGAGCCGCGCTTGCCAGCACGAACCTTCGGCGCGAGCAGCGCCTGTTCGCCGAGCGGGTGTCGCCGGAGCAGGATATCGTTGCCGCGCGCACGGCTGCAATAGAGGCGAACATAGCGCTACGCCTTGCTCGCCAGCGGCTTTCCGCCACCGGCGGCAATGGTGGTGCGCTCAACCGGATTGCCGTCCGCGCGCCGATCGCGGGCGAGGTCATTGCCCGGTCGGCGACACTCGGCCAGCAGATTCCGGCTGATGCCGAGCTGTTCCGTGTCGCCAATCTCGCCAAGGTCTCGGTGACGATGTCGCTGGTTCCGGCTGACGCGGGGCGGGTAAGGCCAGGTGCCAGGATTGAGGTGACGTCCGCAGGCCGGCACCAGGAAGGTCGCGTGACCTTGGTGTCCCCAATCCTTGACGAGACCACGCGCCTGGTGCCGGTGATCGCAAGCATCGACAATGCGGGTGGGACGTGGCGCGTGGGCGAGAATGTCAGCGTCTCGGTCCTGCTCCCCGCCGCAGGCAATCGCAGCGTCGCGGTGCCGTCCGCCGCCGTGCAGATGATCAGCGGCAGGCCCTATGTTTTCGTGCGGACGGCCACCGGTTTCAAGGCGACGCCGGTGACCCTCGGGCGCACCAACGGGGGATCGATCACAGTCACGTCGGGCCTCACCGGCGATGAACGCATCGCGTCCACGAATTCGTTCACGCTCAAGTCCGAACTCGGCAAGAGCGAAGCCAGGGACGAGGACTGA
- a CDS encoding efflux RND transporter permease subunit: MLGRIVTFAVEKRWLVLFLTIAAAFAGAFAIQRLPIDAVPDITNNQVQINVVAPALSPDQIEKQVAFTVETALAGIPGLEYTRSLSRNGFAQVTAVFDESTDVYFARQQVAERLRTAQESLPDGVHPEMGPIATGLGDIFMWTVEFRELGKDSHLLGEPGLQKDGSYITPEGDHLVSEADKATYLRTVQDWIVTPQLKGTPGLAGIDSLGGYTKQYLVVPDIQRMAAMHITLQDLATALERNNTSVGAGVVDRNGEGLAVRADGRIRNVDELARTVIATRESVPVLLSQIAVVRTGQALRMGSASENGHEVVVGTAVMRIGENSRTVSTGVGQRLIEIGRALPIDVVVKPVLNRTELVNATITTVARNLAEGAVLVVVVLFVLLGNFRAALIAALVIPITMLLTTIGMLKAGVSANLMSLGALDFGLIVDGAVIIVENALRRLGDAQHGREGPMPLEDRLAIVAASAREMIRPSVYGQAIIILVYAPLLTFTGVEGKMFEPMALTVIIALVVAFILSMTFVPAATAVWLSKSVDKEESRVLTWLRRRYEPGLDVAMRRPSVTLGSALGALAVAGVAFTTLGQEFLPQLDEGNILVQAVRIPGTSVDQSQAMQFQVEKVLSRQPEVRFAFSRTGTSEIASDPMPPNATDTFVILRPRAEWPDPSLSKEALVRRMETRLSTLPGNAYEITQPIQMRFNELIAGVRGDIAVKVFGDDFGGMNAAAAHIADILRKTGGAVDVRVEQTEGLPMLDIRPNRMAMSRIGGTAGDVQDTVAAAIGGREAGVIFEGDRRFPVVIRLSEASRSDLTQVAQMPVPTSAGGFVPLSTVADINVVDGPNQISRENGKRRVVVQANVRDRDVAGVVADARAAIDAQVKMPPGTYIEWGGQFENLESARDRLALVVPICFVVILLLLYGALGSVRDAIIVFTGVPLALVGGVLGLFLRGMPFSVSAAVGFIALSGISVLNGLVMVTSIHDLLAKGMDRARAAHEGALARFRPVAMTALVASLGFVPMALGHGAGAEVQKPLATVVIGGLITATLLTLFALPTLYARFGDGTRRGSRSDPTAPLH, encoded by the coding sequence ATGCTGGGTCGCATCGTCACCTTTGCCGTCGAGAAGCGTTGGCTCGTCCTGTTTCTGACCATCGCAGCGGCATTCGCCGGCGCCTTCGCCATTCAGCGCCTTCCTATCGACGCCGTCCCCGACATCACCAACAACCAGGTCCAGATCAACGTCGTTGCCCCGGCGCTGTCCCCCGACCAGATCGAGAAGCAGGTCGCCTTCACGGTCGAGACCGCGCTCGCGGGCATCCCGGGGCTCGAATATACCCGCTCGCTTAGCCGCAACGGATTCGCGCAGGTCACCGCCGTTTTCGATGAGAGCACCGACGTCTATTTCGCGCGGCAGCAGGTCGCCGAGCGATTGCGGACGGCTCAGGAGAGCCTGCCCGATGGCGTACATCCAGAAATGGGGCCGATTGCGACCGGGCTCGGCGATATCTTCATGTGGACGGTCGAGTTTCGCGAACTCGGCAAGGACAGCCATCTGCTCGGAGAGCCGGGCCTCCAGAAGGACGGCAGCTACATCACGCCTGAGGGCGATCACCTCGTCAGCGAGGCGGACAAGGCTACCTATCTGCGCACGGTCCAGGACTGGATCGTCACGCCACAGCTCAAGGGCACGCCCGGCCTCGCCGGCATCGACAGCCTTGGCGGATACACCAAGCAGTACCTGGTCGTGCCCGACATCCAGCGCATGGCCGCCATGCACATTACGCTGCAGGATCTCGCGACCGCGCTCGAGCGCAATAACACCAGCGTGGGCGCAGGTGTCGTCGATCGCAACGGCGAGGGCCTCGCGGTTCGGGCCGATGGGCGCATCCGCAATGTCGATGAACTGGCGCGCACCGTGATCGCCACGCGTGAGAGCGTGCCGGTCCTGCTCAGCCAGATCGCCGTCGTCCGTACTGGTCAGGCTTTACGGATGGGGTCCGCTTCGGAGAACGGACATGAAGTCGTCGTCGGCACCGCGGTGATGCGGATCGGCGAGAATAGCCGAACAGTCTCTACAGGCGTGGGCCAGCGGCTGATCGAAATCGGGCGGGCGCTGCCGATCGACGTCGTGGTCAAGCCAGTGCTCAACCGCACGGAACTCGTGAACGCGACGATCACGACCGTCGCGCGCAATCTCGCCGAGGGTGCGGTGCTTGTCGTCGTCGTGCTCTTCGTTCTGCTCGGCAATTTCCGGGCCGCGCTGATCGCGGCGCTCGTGATCCCGATCACGATGCTGCTGACCACTATCGGCATGCTCAAGGCCGGCGTGTCCGCGAACCTGATGAGTCTCGGCGCGCTGGACTTCGGCCTGATCGTCGATGGCGCGGTGATCATCGTCGAAAATGCCCTGCGCCGTCTCGGGGATGCGCAGCACGGCCGCGAAGGCCCAATGCCTCTCGAGGATCGGCTCGCCATCGTGGCGGCTTCGGCCCGCGAGATGATCCGCCCCTCGGTATATGGTCAGGCGATCATCATCCTCGTTTATGCGCCGCTGCTCACCTTCACCGGCGTCGAGGGCAAGATGTTCGAGCCGATGGCGCTCACCGTCATCATCGCGCTGGTCGTCGCCTTTATCCTCTCGATGACGTTCGTTCCGGCCGCGACTGCGGTGTGGCTCAGCAAGTCTGTCGATAAGGAGGAGAGCCGCGTCCTCACGTGGTTGCGCCGCCGCTATGAACCGGGGCTCGACGTCGCGATGCGACGCCCAAGCGTGACGCTCGGCAGCGCACTCGGCGCGCTTGCGGTTGCAGGCGTCGCCTTCACGACGCTGGGGCAGGAGTTTCTCCCCCAGCTCGACGAGGGGAATATCCTCGTACAAGCGGTTCGCATTCCGGGCACGTCCGTCGATCAAAGCCAGGCCATGCAGTTCCAGGTTGAGAAGGTGCTCTCCCGCCAGCCCGAAGTTCGCTTCGCCTTTTCGCGCACCGGCACATCCGAGATCGCCAGTGATCCGATGCCGCCCAACGCGACAGACACTTTCGTCATCCTTAGACCCAGGGCCGAATGGCCGGACCCGTCATTGAGCAAAGAGGCGCTGGTCAGGCGGATGGAGACGCGCCTCTCTACGCTGCCCGGCAATGCCTACGAGATCACTCAACCGATCCAGATGCGCTTCAATGAGCTGATCGCGGGCGTGCGCGGCGACATCGCGGTGAAGGTGTTCGGTGACGATTTCGGCGGCATGAACGCGGCGGCTGCTCATATCGCCGACATATTGCGCAAGACAGGCGGCGCGGTCGATGTCCGCGTCGAGCAGACCGAGGGCTTGCCGATGCTCGACATTAGGCCGAATCGCATGGCGATGTCGCGGATCGGGGGCACCGCCGGCGATGTGCAGGACACCGTCGCAGCGGCTATTGGCGGTCGCGAGGCGGGCGTGATCTTTGAGGGAGATCGCCGCTTCCCGGTCGTGATCCGCCTGTCCGAGGCATCGCGGTCGGACCTGACCCAGGTGGCCCAGATGCCCGTCCCGACGTCCGCCGGTGGATTCGTGCCGCTCTCGACGGTGGCAGACATCAATGTCGTCGATGGTCCGAACCAGATCAGCCGCGAGAACGGAAAACGCCGCGTGGTGGTCCAGGCCAACGTCCGTGATCGGGACGTCGCCGGCGTGGTCGCCGACGCCAGAGCCGCCATTGATGCTCAGGTAAAGATGCCGCCCGGCACGTACATCGAATGGGGTGGGCAGTTCGAGAACCTCGAGTCCGCGCGCGACCGCCTCGCGCTGGTTGTGCCGATATGCTTCGTCGTCATCCTGTTGCTGCTGTACGGCGCGCTCGGCTCCGTGCGTGACGCGATCATCGTGTTTACTGGGGTGCCGCTGGCGCTGGTCGGCGGGGTACTCGGGCTGTTCCTGCGCGGCATGCCCTTTTCGGTTTCGGCAGCGGTCGGGTTCATCGCTCTGTCCGGCATCTCCGTCCTCAACGGCTTGGTGATGGTGACCTCGATCCATGACCTGCTGGCGAAGGGAATGGATCGCGCTCGCGCTGCGCATGAGGGAGCGCTCGCGAGGTTCCGCCCTGTCGCCATGACCGCGCTGGTCGCGAGCCTTGGCTTCGTTCCGATGGCACTCGGTCATGGTGCCGGCGCCGAGGTGCAGAAGCCGTTGGCGACGGTCGTGATCGGTGGCCTGATCACGGCGACATTGCTAACCCTGTTCGCCCTACCCACGCTCTACGCGCGCTTCGGGGATGGCACGCGTCGCGGGAGCCGGTCCGATCCGACAGCCCCTCTTCATTGA
- a CDS encoding pseudoazurin translates to MSYRFIIYSLFPLMLAAPGFSRTLEVKMKTAGAAGMMVFEPAFIQASPGDTVRFVPTDPSHNAQTIDAMWPAGVPPIIGSVNKAVDIKVTKAGLYGIKCKPHFAMGMVALIKVGAGPSPNAAVANSVKLPPLAAKRMAPMLAKAK, encoded by the coding sequence ATGTCGTACCGCTTTATTATTTATTCTCTTTTTCCTCTAATGTTGGCCGCTCCAGGTTTTTCCAGGACATTAGAGGTGAAGATGAAAACCGCTGGAGCCGCCGGTATGATGGTCTTCGAACCGGCCTTCATTCAGGCATCGCCCGGGGACACGGTGCGCTTTGTTCCCACGGATCCGAGCCACAACGCGCAGACTATCGACGCCATGTGGCCAGCCGGCGTGCCACCGATTATAGGGTCGGTGAATAAAGCGGTCGATATCAAAGTCACGAAAGCCGGTCTTTATGGCATCAAATGCAAACCGCACTTCGCGATGGGAATGGTTGCGTTGATCAAGGTGGGGGCTGGGCCGTCGCCAAACGCTGCGGTGGCAAACAGCGTCAAACTTCCACCTTTGGCCGCCAAGCGTATGGCGCCAATGCTCGCGAAGGCGAAGTAA
- a CDS encoding NAD-dependent succinate-semialdehyde dehydrogenase: MGLSLRDPSLLKDQCFIGGTWIGVPEVDVTDPASGEKIAAVPNFAARETRQAIETADRALPEWRSRTAAQRSAILRRWFEAIVDATEDLALILSSEQGKPIAEARSEITYAASFIEWFAEEGKRTYGEVIPSPRADARIVVIQQPIGVTAAITPWNFPAAMITRKAGPALAAGCTMVLKPAMQTPLTALALAALAQRSGIPDGVFNVVTGRARDIGGELTSNPTVRKISFTGSTEVGRLLLQQGAATVKKMSMELGGNAPFIVFDDADIDAAVEGAMLSKYRNSGQTCVCVNRIYVQRSVLDEFVAKLAKAAAGLRVGRGTDAGVTQGPLIDAAAVSKVEEHVADALAKGAKLALGGKRHTLGGTFFEPTVLVDCSADMLVAHEETFGPVASIFAFDEEEEALRLANASEFGLAGYFYSRDIGRVWRVAEALECGMVGINTGLISNEVSPFGGIKQSGIGREGASHGISEYLEVKYLCMAGV; this comes from the coding sequence GTGGGTTTGTCATTAAGGGATCCGTCGCTCCTGAAGGATCAATGCTTCATCGGCGGCACCTGGATTGGGGTGCCCGAAGTTGATGTCACAGATCCGGCGAGCGGCGAGAAGATCGCCGCGGTGCCGAACTTCGCGGCCCGCGAAACGCGGCAAGCCATCGAGACCGCAGACAGGGCGCTGCCCGAATGGCGCAGCCGCACGGCGGCACAGCGATCAGCGATATTGCGGCGGTGGTTCGAGGCAATTGTCGACGCCACCGAAGACCTGGCGCTCATTCTGAGCAGTGAGCAAGGTAAGCCGATCGCCGAAGCTCGTAGTGAAATCACCTATGCCGCCAGCTTCATCGAATGGTTCGCAGAAGAAGGGAAAAGAACCTATGGCGAGGTCATCCCAAGCCCGCGCGCCGACGCGCGGATCGTCGTGATCCAGCAGCCGATCGGTGTGACAGCCGCAATCACACCCTGGAATTTCCCGGCAGCCATGATCACGCGCAAGGCGGGACCAGCACTGGCGGCAGGGTGCACGATGGTGCTGAAACCGGCGATGCAGACGCCGTTGACGGCATTGGCGCTGGCCGCGCTCGCGCAGCGCAGTGGTATCCCGGATGGTGTATTCAACGTCGTGACGGGACGCGCACGTGATATCGGCGGCGAACTGACGTCCAACCCCACGGTGCGCAAGATCAGCTTTACCGGATCGACCGAGGTTGGCCGCCTGTTGCTTCAACAGGGCGCTGCAACGGTGAAAAAGATGTCGATGGAACTTGGAGGGAATGCCCCCTTTATCGTGTTCGATGACGCGGACATCGACGCCGCCGTCGAAGGTGCGATGCTGTCGAAATATCGCAACAGCGGCCAAACGTGTGTTTGTGTGAACCGGATATATGTTCAGCGCAGCGTCTTGGACGAATTCGTGGCGAAATTGGCGAAGGCTGCCGCAGGCTTGCGTGTCGGGCGCGGAACCGATGCTGGTGTAACACAAGGTCCGCTGATCGACGCTGCAGCGGTGAGCAAGGTCGAAGAGCATGTAGCCGACGCGCTGGCGAAAGGCGCAAAACTCGCGTTGGGCGGCAAACGGCATACTCTGGGCGGGACTTTCTTCGAACCGACGGTGCTGGTGGACTGTTCCGCAGATATGCTCGTCGCGCATGAGGAAACGTTCGGACCGGTAGCATCCATCTTCGCTTTCGACGAGGAAGAGGAGGCGCTGCGGCTTGCCAATGCTAGCGAGTTCGGGCTGGCCGGGTATTTTTACAGTCGGGATATCGGCCGGGTGTGGCGTGTCGCCGAGGCCCTCGAATGCGGGATGGTCGGCATCAACACCGGGTTGATTTCGAACGAGGTCTCGCCTTTCGGAGGAATCAAGCAATCCGGCATAGGGCGAGAGGGGGCGTCACATGGCATCTCCGAATATCTCGAGGTGAAATACCTTTGCATGGCCGGGGTCTAG
- a CDS encoding hydantoinase B/oxoprolinase family protein: MPARIIQTNEAAFEKKVIDPVTLDIIENALRNARVEMDATLVRTAMSPGIREQGDAFPLIADHKGRMIVGQFGSYIGPFLDGYEGTVEEGDLIMLSDPYSVGGAVSHSNDWLVLLPVFKDGRLIAYTSMFGHQSDIGGMVAGSMPIVATSIFQEGVRIPPVKIYKQGVYNEDVIKLIMHQVRTPDWCKADLNALIASCRVASRRVIEMAGRFGDDVFVSACEELLARNHKAMSQLIDTAISEEKVSFEDYICDDGMGYGPYKIKCTMWRENGRVVLDFDGTDPQSKASINFFLNENMMRMFFGIYMIMVFDPQILFNDGYYDLIDVRIPEGSLLKPRFPAALSGRTHALGRMFDILGGLLGQKTPEFLTAAGFSSSPHLFYSGFDKAGEYFQLFQIGFGGIPGRPLGDGPDGHSLFPNFTNVPNEFLERYFPLVIERYETVADSGGAGLHRGGNGILMSYRFLENGKIAIHDDRWFVPPWGVNGGAPGARARKILEKPDGSQTIVGNKIEDLEVEANDVLHFITWGGGGWGDPFDRDPALVAKEIEQGLVTIEGAKAYGVVIAVDGTVNDPATRALRDQLRNERGEVSVFDFGPDIETLRRQCEDETGLPAPRAPQWDIYAEAAE, encoded by the coding sequence ATGCCCGCACGGATCATCCAGACCAACGAAGCGGCCTTCGAGAAGAAGGTCATCGACCCCGTTACCCTAGACATCATCGAGAATGCGCTGCGCAATGCCCGCGTCGAGATGGACGCCACGCTGGTGCGCACGGCGATGTCGCCGGGCATTCGCGAGCAGGGTGACGCCTTTCCGCTGATCGCCGACCACAAGGGGCGTATGATCGTCGGCCAGTTCGGGTCATACATCGGCCCGTTCCTCGACGGCTATGAAGGCACCGTGGAAGAGGGCGATCTCATCATGCTGTCCGATCCATATTCGGTCGGCGGCGCGGTCAGCCACAGCAACGACTGGCTGGTGCTGCTGCCGGTGTTCAAGGACGGACGTCTGATCGCCTATACCTCGATGTTCGGCCACCAGTCCGACATCGGCGGCATGGTCGCCGGCTCGATGCCGATCGTCGCGACCTCGATCTTCCAGGAGGGGGTCCGCATCCCGCCGGTAAAGATCTACAAGCAAGGCGTTTACAACGAAGACGTCATCAAGCTCATCATGCATCAGGTCCGCACGCCGGATTGGTGCAAGGCCGATCTCAATGCGCTGATCGCCTCGTGCCGCGTGGCCTCGCGCCGGGTGATCGAGATGGCCGGCCGCTTCGGCGACGATGTGTTCGTCTCCGCTTGCGAAGAACTGCTGGCGCGCAACCACAAGGCGATGAGCCAGCTGATCGACACTGCCATCAGCGAAGAGAAGGTAAGCTTCGAGGATTATATCTGCGACGACGGTATGGGGTACGGACCATACAAGATCAAATGCACGATGTGGCGCGAGAATGGCCGGGTGGTCCTGGATTTTGACGGCACAGACCCGCAATCTAAGGCCTCGATCAACTTTTTTCTGAATGAAAACATGATGCGCATGTTCTTCGGAATCTACATGATCATGGTATTCGACCCGCAGATATTGTTTAACGACGGGTATTACGACCTGATCGATGTTCGCATTCCGGAAGGCTCGCTGCTCAAGCCGCGCTTCCCGGCGGCGCTGTCCGGCCGCACCCACGCGCTGGGCCGCATGTTCGACATTCTGGGCGGTCTGCTCGGCCAGAAGACGCCTGAGTTCCTCACGGCGGCGGGTTTCTCGTCCAGCCCGCATTTGTTCTATTCCGGGTTCGACAAGGCCGGCGAATACTTCCAATTGTTCCAGATCGGTTTTGGCGGCATTCCCGGCCGCCCGTTGGGTGACGGACCGGATGGTCACTCGCTGTTCCCCAACTTCACCAACGTACCCAACGAGTTCCTCGAACGATACTTCCCGCTGGTGATCGAGCGCTACGAAACCGTCGCGGACTCTGGCGGTGCCGGATTGCATCGCGGCGGCAACGGCATCCTGATGTCGTATCGGTTCCTCGAAAATGGCAAGATCGCGATCCACGACGACCGCTGGTTCGTGCCTCCCTGGGGCGTCAACGGCGGCGCGCCGGGAGCGCGAGCGCGCAAGATCTTGGAGAAACCCGATGGTTCGCAGACCATCGTCGGCAACAAGATTGAGGACCTGGAGGTCGAGGCGAACGATGTGCTGCACTTCATCACCTGGGGCGGTGGCGGCTGGGGTGATCCCTTCGATCGCGATCCGGCTCTGGTGGCCAAGGAGATCGAGCAGGGGCTGGTAACGATCGAGGGCGCGAAGGCCTATGGCGTGGTGATCGCAGTTGACGGCACCGTCAATGACCCGGCCACCCGAGCGCTTCGCGACCAACTGCGCAATGAGCGTGGCGAAGTCTCGGTGTTTGACTTTGGCCCCGACATCGAAACTCTGCGCCGACAGTGCGAAGATGAAACCGGTCTACCTGCTCCGCGTGCGCCGCAATGGGACATCTACGCCGAGGCGGCGGAGTAG